A window from Telopea speciosissima isolate NSW1024214 ecotype Mountain lineage chromosome 8, Tspe_v1, whole genome shotgun sequence encodes these proteins:
- the LOC122672127 gene encoding uncharacterized protein LOC122672127 gives MESELDCKLKEINTKLEALEKGSVPEESFRPGQHPFMAEIMRVELPRHFKPPTFEAYDGKGDPNDHISYFNAMMTAYGGSDVVSCRSFPTSLKGPAALCFAKLKPNSIRSFTELAKAFVSCFQSSVKQKKIAANLLAVKQRPDESMRDYIKRFNGEALEIKDLDDAMAFNTLHNGVTNHDLVKSLALDPVTTMPKLLDHCYQYANMFDIMKAQKTADPKAPEKKRASEKEEKKKDTKRSRLDRYSDRDQSSNCTPLNTSKTKILMEVYDRGLLQWPRPMFSRPKDRNKKKYYKFHEDVSHDTEDCR, from the coding sequence ATGGAGAGCGAGCTTGACTGTAAGCTCAAAGAGATAAACACTAAGTTGGAGGCCCTGGAGAAAGGCAGCGTCCCCGAGGAGAGTTTTAGGCCCGGCCAACACCCTTTCATGGCTGAAATCATGAGGGTTGAACTCCCCCGCCACTTCAAACCTCCCACATTCGAGGCTTATGATGGGAAGGGCGATCCCAACGACCACATTAGTTACTTCAACGCGATGATGACGGCGTACGGTGGATCTGACGTCGTATCATGCCGCTCCTTCCCAACCTCACTTAAGGGGCCAGCAGCGCTCTGCTTCGCCAAGCTGAAGCCCAACTCCATCAGAAGCTTCACGGAGTTGgccaaggcatttgtgagttgctTCCAGAGCAGTGTTAAACAAAAGAAGATCGCTGCCAACCTGCTGGCAGTAAAACAACGACCTGATGAGTCCATGAGAGACTACATCAAGCGTTTCAATGGAGAGGCTTtggagatcaaggacctggatGATGCCATGGCCTTCAACACCCTGCATAACGGGGTAACCAACCATGACCTAGTGAAGTCGCTCGCTCTTGACCCGGTCACCACCATGCCCAAGTTGCTGGATCACTGCTATCAGTATGCCAACATGTTTGATATCATGAAGGCGCAAAAGACAGCTGATCCCAAGGctccagaaaagaaaagagcaagcgagaaggaggagaagaagaaagacactAAGAGGTCGAGGTTAGATCGATACTCAGACCGAGACCAAAGCTCGAATTGTACGCCCCTCAACACCAGTAAGACGAAGATCCTGATGGAGGTGTATGATCGAGGTCTGCTGCAGTGGCCTAGACCAATGTTCTCTAGGCCTAAGGACAGGAACAAGAAGAAATACTACAAGTTCCACGAAGACGTCAGTCACGACACAGAGGACTGCaggtag